The window TCATCTCTCTATCTTTTGCACTAAAGTACATTCCACTTGGACGCTTAAACAATCCTGAATAGTTTTGGCATTCAACTCGCCGGAAACCAGGTCGTCGACTTTACAGGTGTATCTGCACCCTTTCTCTTGTATCTGAAATAAGAAAACTGGAATAtccattaaaaaaatttaatgaaaagaattgaattgaaaattttgttaaaTGACCCAAACGCCCTTTAATggatttttttaaacaaaattctACTTATGGAGGATCAAATGGGGCCTTCTCTACCAAAATCCATTCAAATAGCTATCTTAAGTCATGCTTACTCTGCAACATGAATCAGAGGATGAATTAGCGCAAACAAACTGAAGCTTATGAAgcattaaacttttaaaatccacATTGTTGTTTGTATCCAAAGATGTCAAAGGGTTATATGCATggaatagcaacctactttaggCAATATATTTGTTTTCACAGAATGCCTATATACTTTACATTTTGTttgtatttttattgttttacACAAAATAACAACATAATTTAGATTTCATCATGTTAGTTCCTTGAGGCATGTTGCCTAAAATTAACAGAAAaagtaggggtgcaaacgagccgagccgagcccgagccgagcccgagcctggtcaggctcggctcgggctcgtttaagttatatgaggctcgagctTGAGCTCAGCTCGATTCGATCTTTTttgtactgagctcggctcgagctcgtaaagaattatacaagctcggttcaggctcgggctcgactcgttttttaTCTGACGtgtctaaataagcttaagctcggctcgagctcgttaagaagctcgtttacgaataccctaaatccataattctcctaatatctttttattttaatatatatataaataataataaattatattatataaaggctcgtttaggctcgcgagcctaatcgagcttaatgacataggctcgagctcgagctcgtttaataaacgagcttaatattaagctcgagctcgactCGGGCTCATTTAAAATcgatttcgagtcgagcttttaatgatccgatcccgagtagctcgcgagtagcttggctcgtttgcacccctaagaAAAAGGGTGCATTGCTTAAATAAATATTGAAAAGGGTGTGATGCATAAGATAGGAAATGACCTAAAGTGGGTTAATATTATGTGCTAGAAAGTTTTTACAAATCAAAATATTTAGGAAGTAAATGATACCCTAAGGAATAGAAATACCATTACCTGAAAATAATCCATCCAAGTGATATTGctttttgaattccttaaacATTTGAATTGTTTTCTagatttttatagttttatagcATATTCTCTTATTACATTTTTCAAGATTTTATTACTTATTAGTATATCTATCGAAATGGCAGTTCTTATCAGTCACACAAATTGTTACAAATGGGTCTTTTTGTCAATGTATTAAGCGTACTTACGTATTTTTTAGATATTATTGTTACAAACTCATTACTATTCTtgtctaaaccctaaaccctaaacaaacAACAATACATTTTCCATAATAACAAATATTCAGGTTAACATCAAAATAGCAGAAGAAATTAACTACCTGGCTATAATTTCTGAAACTGGACAACCTTTTTCCTTTAATTTCAAACCCTAGGCAACAAATTGTtgaagaggatgatgatgatTCTGCTCTTCAAGAAGGAATTCAGATCACGAACAAAAAATATAGAAGTATGAAGTTAAAACcaaaaatttatatattgtttATTTGTATTAAATCATGCACTCTTCTTCCTTATTCGAGCGAGGAGGTGTTGAAGAAGTTAGTGCCGAGTCGAAATGCTTCACGAACGGTGGCGATGGCTTCTTCATTGGAGACAGGAAGCCTGAAATCCTTCTTGATTTCCAATCGGAAGCCGCTAGGTTAAGAAGACCATGTGGATTCTCTTAGCACTTAATTGGATGAGAACGGCGGTGATGAATGGGCGTGTGGAGATCAGTGAATCGGCGCACAAAGGAAAGATGGACATCAGTCAAATGACAGTGATGAAAAATTGTTGTCGTTTGATTTATGGAGGCAAATGCAAAAATCAAACCTGACACCGACTATTAAGAAGGGATAAAATGAAGAAGCAGAAGGTAGACTATGCTGGAGCTAATGGCGGTGACACCACCAACCTTGGTTATAAACCCGACAATGACATCAAACGTCAACCTACACCATCAATTTAGAGCAGAAACATCAACATGCGTCTAGGTTTCCTGAGGTTGGAGCGGTGGGAAGCATGGAGAAGAGCAAGATAACCTGATAGAAAATAGTGGAAGCGTTAGATGGAGAGAGATAGTCAAAGATATCTATGGAGTTACTGGGTGATAATACGTGGAGTACCGGTATTGTATCGTAGAGACGGTGTATCATGGGGAGGACACGTAGCACCGACGAAGAGTGAAGAGGGAAGGAAAGAATGAGACGTATCAACGGTACAATGCAGATGAACAGGGACTAAATTGCCAATATGACAAACTCTTGTGGCAAAATCCTTAACCAATGAAAATATGTAAAGTTGTGGACCAATTTTGTCAAATCCTTAGCCACTTTACTGTAGCTAAGGATGgacaattttaatatatatatatatatatatatatatatatatatatatatatatatatatatatatatatatatatatatataattcgtcAAATATGAAGTTCTTGGCtatattgttatttaatttaaTTCTCTAATCAATAAAAACCAAATTTTGTAAACCTTATTatacattttatttttttgtaacttgtaattaataatttaattataattgaACTTAAAGTCAGATACTACTttgtatatttttataaattttatttaattgcATTCTTCTAAAATGGAAAataatatgatattatttgtttccTAACTTGTTCTTTTTAATAGTAATAGGTTAATAGATAACAAATATGATTTTGAtagtttgaaaattttaaagaTTGTTTTTTACAAAGATGAATATAGTTCCTATTTAAATGAATTTTTTTCTGTatcaatttctttttaaattataCATACTCTATTATTATACTCTATTGTGATATTTGGATATAAAAATATTTCAATATCTAATTACAATATAAGCCCCTCTTATCCTAAAATTGTGACTCCGCCCTTGTCCATCTCTTCCTGGCTTCCGTTCCAGGTCTAACCGGAGACCTGCTGTACCTCCCCCTTGCGCACTGCCTTTTTCGAACCGACATCCAAATGACCCCTCGCATGCTACTGTTCATCGTCCTCTCCATCTAAAAACCtgcaacaaaaatcataaaaggaACCAACAAAAAAAATGCTTCTGCTCACTGACAAGTCGGAACCACCTCTTGTTACTTTGCTTTGCTCCAAGAAACATCACCAAACTAACCCATTTTCCAGCCCCTATCGGGATGCCTTTTTCCAGCCATATTCAAACCTCAGTCACCCTCGCAACCTCCTCTTCTCGCACCACCTCCAAACAAACTTGCACCGCCTCTAAACAAACTCACATGCTGCCTTCTTCGTTTCGGTCCAACTAGAGACCTTGAAATCCACGGGATACTACCTTTAAAAACTCGAACACCATCACCACCTCTTACCTGTTTTACCCTGAATCATCAAGAACCGAAGCTACTGTTCATCTTTTCCAATCGAAACCTTGAACAAAAAGAAAATACAAGAGAATCCAAATATCAACTGTTCAATCTTTCTCTGCTGCTTCTTTCATCGTCTTTACCGAGAACCCAACACTCGGAACCACCATCGAAAACCACCTCACCACCATCGAACCTACCTACTGTCACCACTCTTTTTCGTCGCCACCACTTCGTCGGTTCCAGCAGAGACCCCGAGACTTCCTTAGCAGCTCCTTCCCTTCGGTTCCAAACTAACCCATCTTGAAAAAATGGTCTTTGGGGATGGCTTTTTCCAGCCATACCCAAGTTACATTAATTCCATGTAGTATACTAAAAAGCCAAAGTAAGTGTTATTTTTTTTCCCCGGTAAACTATACCTCAAAATCGGCGGAACCAGTTAAACAAAGTAACAGAGGAACAAAAAGTCAATTTAGATGGTATTGTGCGAACCAAATCTTAAGTTCAATGGTATTCTGTCAACAGGATACACTTAAATGGGTTCATTGGTTGTCAAACCCTTTCCTAGATTTGTTTTTGTAATTTTCTAGCTTGCTAGTGGTTCTTTATAAAATTCaactattcaaaaaaaaaaaagattaatctTGAAGAAGATGTGGCACACCGCACATAACATCAATACAAAGAGTTACAATTTCATCAACCTATAATGAAGTTATGTCATAAAAATTTGATGGAAATCAAAAGTGATAGTGGAATTAAAGCTTGAATGGACTGATTTTCCACACTTGAGAGATGAGTCTCTCCCAAACACTTGTTACTGATTATAAAATGACCAAATGAATCTAATATTACCTGATTTTCTTCCTTTTGACTTATTTAACTTGGACTTTCCTGATTGACTTCTTAGGCTGGAGGGAGTGACGCCACCGAAACCGCACTCTCTTCACCATCACATAAGCGCTACGTCACTTTTTACCACACAAGTGTGGTTTCTTGCCACACCAAGGGAGTGGTgccataattttatttttattttatttttgtttttttttaactattttaatttaataaaacttattttttaataaaaaaaaacattattttaaaaatataatatttcattaattaaaaatacaaatatcATACATTGCTTAActtaaaaaaaacctaaaaatttagaaaaacaaaTTAGAACCATAAAACCTATAACTTATTAAAAAAACATACACACACCAAATgattaaaaacttgaaaaaaaaactagAAGTTAGCCACGATTTGCGTAACGTTTTTTCACTTTCTCCTTCATCGTCAAAATAACTTGAAGCTCGTCCCCGGTCATATTCGACGTGTCCAACGATAGTACTCGCATGTTGTTGTCCCTTTGTTTCCAAAGCTCTCTTTCAGAAGCAATTTGCAAAATCTTGTCTATTCTATCTTTTATACCCTTCATGTCCGCCCCCATTTCTTTCAACTCATCTGAATTCGACATTTTGCCTTTTCTTTTGCTTTTTTGCTTTGTCTCTTCCCATTGGTCGGGAAGATGGTGAAACTGAAACACGTTCATCTTCGTTCAAATCAAATTGAACACGAGCATCTGATATAGTGTGGTCGAACTCAAATGTTCTGCTGCGTTTTGAACCACTGTCGATATGCCCGTATGATGTTTTGCAACTTTGCCATTTCTTATTAtctttcacaaaattccaaaCTTCAAGAAACTTGAAAGCCTTCTGGTTTTCTTTTTGATACACTTTCAGCGCTTTCCTCAAAATCACTTTATCGTTTTCTCCACTTTTCCATTGACGTTTCATGTTGTTATACAaatcattaaacaacatgatttcctTATTCATCTTCCTCCATTTCGAGTACGTTTGATGTTTTGAATTGTATTCTCCATGGTTCATTCATTTATGGAACCTATGTAAAACGCGAATCCAAAAGCGGTCAGGCTTTTGGTCTTTTCCAACCATCGCGTCTTCTGAAATATCGGTCCAAGATTGTGTCAACAATAACACTTCTAGGGGTTCCCAACATTTAGCCTCCAccttctcttttcttttagtTGCTGCTCGAGTGGGCTGAGTTTTTATAACGAATTCCGGTTCGGAATCAGAAACGACCGTTTCTGGTTATGTTTGTGTTTGTTGAACAAACTCGGGTTGAGACAAAAAAATCGAATTGATTAAAATCTGTGTCGGGTTGTGGTAGTGGTTGTGTTGATCGTTGTGGAAAATACGAAAGCATACCGCCATAGTGGTAAAACGGAGGTGAAAAAATCGGTTGATCAAATGAATTTTTTCTAACGGGTGTTTTTTTCTTTGCTGGGCCTTGTGGAAGAagacattttcaaaaaaaattggaGGAAAAGAGAGTAAAAGTGTAAGGATTTTGGTTGAATGTTATGTAAAAAAATTGTAAGTATATATATAGagtaaagtaaaaataaaaaaataaaataaataaaataaaaataataaattaaattcaGACGCAAGGACCGTTCAGCGGTCAAAGATGCAACAACCAATCACAGCACGCGGTCTTTTCTAGCCACACTGCGGCCAAAACCGCAGGAAACCGCACCCAGGGGGCGGTGTTTGCAGTCCAGGTGGCATGAATGCGGTTACAAACCGCAGCCCACTCCCAGCAGCCTTAGATTTTTCGAACTTCTAGACAGTCGTCAAGACCTGTCCTCAAAACTATCACCTTGTCCTTAAGTTGATGTtcatggaaaaaaaaaaaaaaactatttgtgTTTATATCCTCTATCAAACATTAACTCTGCTTGATGTTGAAACATTTGTAATTGATAGGACAAACTGAGCCTTGAGTAATTGACCATTCCCAAACCGTGTCTGAAGTTGTAAAATTCCTTTAACCCATCAACAATCTTGATTGCAACATTCTTTTCTACAATTGTCGAGCACCCTTGTGATATTATCATTTTAACCTCTTCTAAATTTCGAACATCACTAAGAAGCATGTCTCCCTTTCTTCAACTTCAACGTCACTGGAAGAGCTAAAATTAATATAAAGATTATTAGGGTTAATGAATTGTACCTTGAGCATAAATTCTGGTTTTTTCTTAATAACTAAATTAGCTACCCCGTCCTCTGAATCAACTAGCTTCTCATCTTCTTCACCCACAATAATTGTTTTGATTTACTCTTTTCTTGGCAGCAAGATCTTCTGATGCCCTCGAATTCAGATTAGAAAGTAGAAATGATCCACGACTTCATCTATATCGTTTTCTAGCCCAATTTCTCTATTTCTTTCcttttattcttgaactccattGCAGGTTTGTATCTCTAGTAGGTTCCATTTGAATGAAAACAAAGTATTATCTTCAAAAGGTCAGTCCGCCCtccaagtgtttgatgaaatgtctgAAAGAAGTGAATATTGATTCAAGAATTTGATTTCTTCGAATAAATCTGTTTCATGTGTTTGATCTTGATTTCTAATTCTTGATTTTTCTTCTGACCTCACTGTATGATTGTGTTTTGCCGCCAACACTTTGTCCTAATTCTTCCCAACTACAAATCGATCTTCTGTTGTGCTCAGTTCATAACAACCTACAAACTTTCATCATTGTACGATTGATTTAGGGAAACATATTGATCAACTTTCAAAATCCATATGGATTTGAGCCAACAAATATAGATATCTCTAATTGTTTACCTAAGATAGCAGAAATTAGTTTTGGTTCTTGAATTGTCCTCTGTTTCTTGATCTTTCTCCATCTTTAAATGGTAATCAATCTCTTTTATTTGATTCTTTTTTAATTTGATTGAGATGGTTAAATTGTTGCAGAATTTCTTGTAACATTCCCTCCAATTCCATGGATTCAAATGTGAAACCTATCCTTGATTGTGGATTCATGCATTTGCTTTGCTTTTGTGGATTGTAATTTTGTTATTCCGCCTTCATTTCCCTCCATGTGATTGTTTGTTAATCTTATTTCCATGGTGAATCAAAACTGCTCTTATACCATTTGATGCATATTACAAAATTAATGCTACTCGACTTCCCTCCCTTTATACTCATTCCATCCAAGTCTAACAGAATTTCCCTCCCATATATGGCTAGTTAACTAACAACTTTGACTCATTAACTTTGACTTTCCTGGTTGATGAAAAATTTCCCTCTTCTAGACACCCGGCTCATCATTATGGTGCACAGTTTTGGTAAACTCTTCTTTTTAACTGTTTGTTATGAAACATTTTctaaaatatatttgttttatgATGGAGTGCAATTAATGATTCCAAGTTATATTCAGAATAGAAATCAACTTCTGGTTCTAAGCTTTTGAAAGAATCATCATTTTAGTTCACTTCCCATTACCTATATTGCATGTTTTCATTTCCATTTTGATGTAACATCCTCAAATGTTGGAGGAATTTGTAATAAATGATGAATTGTTAATGCTAAGTAATGACATTTAACTTAGGTAGGGTATTATTTTAATGTAACAATGTTGATTTTCTGAGTTGAACATTGATTTACCGATGAACAAATAAGGCCAGTGAAACGTTTTATTAATTATAGACATAACTTCATGTTCGCAGCGGGGGATTAGTTGGTACGTGAAAGCTGGTCTGGAAACCCTCGTTAGAAAAGTTCCCTttccaataaaaaaaaataagaaaaaactttctaaaatataaactttttatGATGCCTTATTTCACACAGCAGTGAAAATGGCCACCCGTGGTGTTGGTGGCAATTTTATTGATAAATGGGACTTAAAAACCCATGCCAAATACAAAAATGAAACATGGTTTTACATGACTATCTATGTTCTATCTTTTTTGTAAATTTGCAATGAACACCACCACCTTCACATAAACCCAATCTTTGAAGCTATCAAGAAACATAAAAAAAGCATATCTTCCACGGCGGTTGAGGAGCAAAGCACCACATGCTATCCAAAATCCAATACATGAAGTTCGTCTACACCTTCACCCTCACCCTCACTTTCACCAATGTTGTGTTGTATTTCCGATTCTTCATCTAGAGGACATTTTTTGGTAAGGGGAGGTCCGCATAGCCCTAAGTTCCCTTTGTATCTTGAAGGATCAAAGGACTGAAGTTGTGTGCTGGATGGGATTCTCCCTGACAGGTTATTACACGACACGTCTAGGTAACTCAATAAGGTCATTTGAGACATGGTTGAGGGTATTTCTCCTAAAAACTTGTTTCTAGATAAATCCAAAGTTAAAAGATTTTTCATCTCACTGATGTTCCATGGAATCTTTCCATATAGAGCATTCTTTGATAGGTTGAGTGCAATCAGTTCATCAAGATTGGTAATCTGATATGGGATTTCCCCTGTTAAGTTGTTGCTTGACAGGTCGATGCTCCTCAACAATACCATATTACTTCTGACGAATTCACGTTCAACTCCTTGCCACTGGATCATCACATGGTCAACATTATACGAATATACTGAAACTCCACGTTCTAAATTTTGTACTTGAGGGAAACCTTGTTGCACCATGATGGTAAGATTACTCAAACATGAGGGTATGGTTCCATGGAAATGGTTAACCGACAAGTCTAGAATTTGAAGACTTGCTAATTGACATAATTGTAAAGGGATGCTTCCAGAGAAGTTGTTCGATCTTAACATAAGAACATACAACCCAGATAAGCTTTCCCCGATCCAAACAGGCAAATTTCCAGAAAACTTGTTGGCACCCAAATTCAATGATTTTAAGCTCGTGCAATTCTTAACAGACAAAGGAAATTCTTCGGAGAAATCATTCTTGTATAAATCCAATGCCTCGAGCTTAATCATAGATCCAACAGAAGCAGGAAGCCTTCCAGACAGATTATTGTGTTCTAAATTAAGAACTTTTAGTTCTTTGAAATGCCACAAGCAGTTTGGAATTTGTCCGCTTAGATAGTTATGAGAGAGGTCAAGTATAACTAAAAAGCCATGGATAACCTCACATAAAAAGGAGATTCCTCCAGAAAATTTATTTCTGGAAAGATTTAGTAATGCCACAGTGGAAGAGACATTAGTTATTAGACCATCAAAGCTGTTGGAGCTTAAATCTATCACTGAATTGTTGTAAAATATTGATGACAGATCTGGTACTTTCCCACTTATGTTGTTGGAAGAAAGATTCAGGAATGTTAACCGGGATGGCCACGAGCCCCAAAACTCGACAGGAATAGTATCTGAAATACCATTATTTGCAATATCAAGACTGGTAAGGTTTTTCAACTTTTGAATCCATTTGGGGAAGTGAGGCCCTAGCTTGCAAGAGCTTAGTTGAATAGATTCTATATGAGAATGGTTTGACATGTAATCTGAGGAAGGAAATCCATGGAGTGAGTTTTTGGATAGATCAAGATATTTAAGGTTGGGCAGTTCCCACAGTTTCTTACTTATAGTTCCTTTTAATTGATTCGTAGAGAGAAACAGATATGTTAGGGATGTAAACTTTTGGATCTCATCCGGCAATGACCCTGTAAATTGGTTGTTGGAAGCAACTAACAATTGTAATGAAAGCGATGTGCATCCAGACAAGTTGTTGAGAAAATCAGGAAAAGTGACAACAGCAGAGTTCCTATCAAATCTCAAACTTACCAAACTACAGAGGTTACCAAGATATTTGGGTATCCCATCTAACATGTTGCCAGAGAGATCAAGATATATAAGGCTATTGCTGGTTAATGGGAACAACCAACGATACATGGATGAGGTGAGACTGTTGTTTTCAAGATAAAGGACTTCaatagatgaagaagaagagttgaGAAATGAAGAAGAATATGGATAAATGACCTGTGACAGCTCACATCCATCTAAACTTAAAAGCGAGAGTTTCGGGAGACTGAGAATAACATCTACCCAATGATTTGTTTTGGCCAGTGAAATCCCATCCATTGCAAGTCCCTCCAGATGAGACAGAGGAGACAACCACTCAAGGTTCTCAAGTCTACACATTCCAACATATGAAAGGTAAAGCCCTTCCAAGTTGGTGAGGTTTCCGAACTCTGGAGGAATGGCTCCATATAGAGAGTTGTAGGAAAGAGAAAGGCCTCTTAATTGGGTCAAGGAACCAATGGACCTGGGAATGGTTCCATTAAGATTATTGTAGCCAAGGTAAAGGGACCTTAATTGAGTCAACGAACCAATGATCGCAGGAATGGTTCCATGAAAAGAATTTCCGGAAAGATCAAGATAGTTCAAGTAGGTTAAGTTAACCAATGAATGGCTAATCTCACCTACAAGACCACATAACATCAGATCAAGCTCTGTGACATGACCTGTTTTGCTGTCGCACGTCACTCCACTCCATTCACAGCAGTTGTCTTGTTCAGCTGTCCACATAGAGAGACAATCAGAAGGGTCTTGAAGGAGAGATTTGAAATGAAGGAGAGCGTCTTTCTCCTTCTCAAAACACCTGTTCACAGCACCATTATCATCATCTCCTCCTCCTACTGCTGCCAATTGGTTGGCAGTTGTAGTCTCAAGACATGAGAAGAGAAGTGAGAATATTATAAAAACACAAGGATGCATGATGTAAATGCAAATCTTAATTGGCGATTTCTTGTTGTTTGTATTGATGAAAATTTGAAGATGCCCCATGCAAGTTTATATATTGCCAACTTTGAAAATGAAGGATTCAGTAATTCTCGTGAGAACGGTAGGAATACATAATTCTTTATTCCCTTTTTTTTCATCAATATGAAAACATTTTTTAAGGCTAAAAATAATAAATTCtggaatttttttaataaaataaaacactTCCTATAGCAACATCTATAGATGTCTATTTTTACATCACAAAaagatattttggtatatttgtttttattttttgaaaaaaataatgctctaatagataaaaataataataataataacataaaataacaatACTTGTCAATGAAAACATCATAAGAAAGACTTTGTATATCTAATGGATGTCTAtttatacaacataaaaatatatacatttgggtctttctgtttttattttttcgAAAAGTAATAttacattaaaaaataaaagataacaGTGATTAGGCATATTCACCAACAAATGGTTTATTATTTCTCATTTTTACAACTATGttcttatcaaaaaaaaaaatactgaaatttattatttttatcctctaaaaaaaaaagatatcaatatacaaaaaaaaaaaaaaaaaaaaaaaaaaaaaaaaaggttcctACCATTTTTCACAAGAATTGTCTTTCTTGCGTTTACAAACACCTTATGAGTTGCGATTCGTGTGGAGCATAAAATCTGTATTTTCCTTTGAAATAGAACCAAACTATAAGACAAATTAGAAAAGAAGAATTGAAACAAACTACCGCAAATCAAACATTGTGTGGGGCATAAAAGCCTTGGTTTCcttaaaatagaaccattcaaacTATAAGATAACTTAGAAAAGAACAATTGAAATGGATAGCTAGCTTCAAAGAATCTCAGGTCttgaaattttgtatttttcctATACATATCTTTTTTCATATTGTGATATCTTTTGGTCCTCATTTTATGTCATACAAATCCGAAAAAACAAACTAAACATTCAGGAAAAAGGACAAATGGTAAATAGTTAATGGGTTAGTGCCTGGAAACATTAAGCGTTTTTTTGGGTTAACATGTTATGTCAAAAagaaacaaccatcatatatatagttAGCTGTCCAGATCAAATGCTTTATTTATTAAGCCTATTAAGTCATAAATGATGAGTCTCCAAAGAATGTACCGGATAAAATAAGGCTTTTTTTTTGTATTCTGGATTGAATGAACCGTTCAAATAAgagaaaatgaccattttacccttctatctATCTAAAAGTGATGTAGAATAGCAAATTGTTGTTTGTTTGAGAACTATTGTGATAGGAAGGCACCGATCCCAGTTAGAGTATCCAAATATTTGACTGCATGGAGTTAACGTTTTTATTTCACAGGATTTTTGttgttttctatttttgttttatttgtttgaAGTTGTCAAAGTAGTAAACTAGTTATTTGGGTTTCCACAAGTGTAGGAAACGTGGGGTGGAAGTGCTAATGTTTGTGTCTTTCTTTTCACACATATTTACTGGAAAATTGTAAGATTTTCCTGAAATTTATTCCCTGTACTTGGCAGGATGTTTTATTTACATGCTATTCTAACCTTTTCGCAGACAGTTAGAAGGTGATCTTGGAAGACTAATCTAAATTCTCATGGTTTGACGATCATAttgtaatttaaaattaaaaatcacTTTGATACATA of the Lactuca sativa cultivar Salinas chromosome 6, Lsat_Salinas_v11, whole genome shotgun sequence genome contains:
- the LOC128125897 gene encoding receptor-like protein EIX1 gives rise to the protein MGHLQIFINTNNKKSPIKICIYIMHPCVFIIFSLLFSCLETTTANQLAAVGGGDDDNGAVNRCFEKEKDALLHFKSLLQDPSDCLSMWTAEQDNCCEWSGVTCDSKTGHVTELDLMLCGLVGEISHSLVNLTYLNYLDLSGNSFHGTIPAIIGSLTQLRSLYLGYNNLNGTIPRSIGSLTQLRGLSLSYNSLYGAIPPEFGNLTNLEGLYLSYVGMCRLENLEWLSPLSHLEGLAMDGISLAKTNHWVDVILSLPKLSLLSLDGCELSQVIYPYSSSFLNSSSSSIEVLYLENNSLTSSMYRWLFPLTSNSLIYLDLSGNMLDGIPKYLGNLCSLVSLRFDRNSAVVTFPDFLNNLSGCTSLSLQLLVASNNQFTGSLPDEIQKFTSLTYLFLSTNQLKGTISKKLWELPNLKYLDLSKNSLHGFPSSDYMSNHSHIESIQLSSCKLGPHFPKWIQKLKNLTSLDIANNGISDTIPVEFWGSWPSRLTFLNLSSNNISGKVPDLSSIFYNNSVIDLSSNSFDGLITNVSSTVALLNLSRNKFSGGISFLCEVIHGFLVILDLSHNYLSGQIPNCLWHFKELKVLNLEHNNLSGRLPASVGSMIKLEALDLYKNDFSEEFPLSVKNCTSLKSLNLGANKFSGNLPVWIGESLSGLYVLMLRSNNFSGSIPLQLCQLASLQILDLSVNHFHGTIPSCLSNLTIMVQQGFPQVQNLERGVSVYSYNVDHVMIQWQGVEREFVRSNMVLLRSIDLSSNNLTGEIPYQITNLDELIALNLSKNALYGKIPWNISEMKNLLTLDLSRNKFLGEIPSTMSQMTLLSYLDVSCNNLSGRIPSSTQLQSFDPSRYKGNLGLCGPPLTKKCPLDEESEIQHNIGESEGEGEGVDELHVLDFG